From a single Lactococcus allomyrinae genomic region:
- a CDS encoding mevalonate kinase produces the protein MNISNKSVTVRVPGKLFFAGEYAVTRPNGLALVTTIETDFAVRISKSEGKSRLHTNVNLHDFEFTLSHISFDKENAWNFALTALLKTLSAQIRNLSALTEEICVEIQSEMGFGEQKKGYGSSASVVCGMVNAVNEYFGLELALEERFEIAAATHFEVQGSGSMGDIAAIMYGGSVFYQNHHRIIPVEIPWKTYVLQTGKSAKTSEKLKIELSEDFFVASDELVIEIATAIDINDFELFKEKLLENQLLLLKNIPDGYMTYKLSVGLNLVNSHPELAGKISGAGFGENIIIFAKSDENIDKLRERLKNYEIELIESKISMRNK, from the coding sequence ATGAATATCTCTAATAAATCTGTTACGGTAAGGGTACCAGGTAAGCTGTTCTTTGCGGGAGAATATGCTGTGACACGTCCTAACGGACTTGCGCTTGTCACAACAATCGAAACAGATTTTGCTGTGAGGATTTCCAAAAGTGAAGGAAAATCGCGTTTGCACACTAATGTCAACCTTCATGATTTTGAATTTACGCTCTCTCATATAAGCTTTGACAAAGAAAATGCATGGAATTTTGCACTGACAGCTCTTTTAAAAACGTTGTCAGCGCAAATAAGAAATCTGTCAGCACTGACAGAAGAAATTTGTGTGGAAATACAAAGTGAAATGGGTTTTGGGGAGCAAAAAAAAGGCTACGGTTCAAGCGCGTCCGTTGTTTGCGGTATGGTCAATGCAGTAAACGAATATTTTGGTTTAGAGCTTGCTCTGGAGGAACGTTTTGAAATCGCAGCAGCCACGCACTTTGAGGTTCAAGGTAGTGGTTCAATGGGGGATATTGCAGCAATTATGTATGGTGGGAGTGTTTTTTATCAAAATCATCATCGAATTATTCCTGTAGAAATTCCGTGGAAAACTTATGTTCTCCAAACGGGAAAATCAGCTAAAACGAGTGAAAAGCTAAAAATTGAACTGTCAGAAGATTTTTTTGTAGCATCGGATGAATTAGTTATTGAGATTGCCACAGCAATTGATATCAACGATTTTGAGTTATTTAAAGAAAAATTACTAGAAAATCAGTTGCTTTTATTAAAAAATATTCCAGATGGCTATATGACTTATAAATTGTCAGTAGGTTTAAACTTGGTAAATAGCCACCCTGAACTAGCTGGTAAGATTTCAGGAGCAGGATTCGGTGAGAATATTATTATCTTTGCAAAAAGTGATGAAAACATTGATAAACTGCGCGAACGATTAAAGAATTATGAAATTGAATTGATAGAATCAAAGATTTCAATGAGAAATAAATAA
- the fni gene encoding type 2 isopentenyl-diphosphate Delta-isomerase, with the protein MKNEKDIHQHRKDEHLSLAIKYWREGRNQTSGLAFSDLRLIPNTLPELAIDDIDLTTELFGVRFDFPFYIEAVTGGTERTNKINQQFAQVAKNQNLAMAVGSQSIALKFPELASGFKKVREINPNGFLFANLGAGHSLENAKRAVDMISADALEIHVNTAQELPMDEGDRSFYWLENINEVATRLEVPVVVKEVGFGISQKTFRQLSETAISAINVGGNGGTNFAWIERRRGKNGFNIDEFGLSTVESLFEAKFADNKKPLIATGGISCAQDILKSLILGAKMTSSAGFILSVLMESGSEAVEQMLKNWKQDLEKFCVLTGSKSLTELQTVELLYSTNTLNFIQQRK; encoded by the coding sequence ATGAAAAACGAAAAAGACATTCACCAACATCGCAAAGATGAACATCTTTCATTGGCTATTAAATATTGGAGGGAGGGAAGGAATCAGACTTCTGGTCTGGCTTTTTCTGATCTGCGCCTGATTCCCAATACACTTCCAGAACTTGCAATAGATGATATTGACTTGACGACAGAACTTTTTGGTGTAAGATTTGATTTTCCGTTTTATATTGAAGCTGTGACAGGTGGTACTGAGCGAACGAATAAGATTAATCAACAGTTTGCGCAAGTGGCTAAAAACCAAAATCTTGCAATGGCGGTTGGCTCTCAGTCTATCGCACTAAAATTTCCAGAGCTTGCCAGCGGATTCAAAAAAGTTCGTGAAATTAATCCAAATGGTTTTTTATTTGCTAATCTTGGTGCGGGACATTCACTGGAAAATGCTAAACGAGCGGTTGATATGATTTCGGCTGATGCATTAGAAATTCATGTGAATACAGCGCAAGAACTACCAATGGATGAAGGAGATCGAAGTTTCTATTGGTTAGAAAATATTAATGAGGTTGCTACAAGATTAGAAGTTCCTGTTGTTGTAAAAGAAGTTGGTTTTGGTATTTCTCAGAAAACATTTAGACAACTTTCTGAAACAGCTATTTCAGCAATTAATGTTGGTGGTAATGGCGGGACAAATTTTGCTTGGATTGAACGCAGGCGCGGAAAAAATGGATTTAACATTGATGAATTTGGCCTATCAACAGTGGAAAGCTTGTTTGAGGCAAAATTTGCTGACAATAAAAAACCATTGATTGCGACAGGAGGAATTTCCTGTGCGCAAGATATTCTGAAAAGCTTGATTTTGGGCGCAAAAATGACAAGTTCAGCCGGTTTCATCCTGTCAGTACTGATGGAATCAGGTTCTGAAGCTGTGGAACAGATGTTGAAAAATTGGAAGCAAGATTTGGAAAAGTTTTGTGTGCTGACAGGTTCGAAATCACTGACAGAGCTTCAAACAGTAGAGTTACTATACTCAACGAACACATTGAATTTCATTCAACAACGAAAATAA
- a CDS encoding superoxide dismutase — MAFTLPELPYAHNALEPFFDEETMRLHHGKHHQTYVNNLNAAIEKHNELDDKTLEELLTNLDTIPEDIRTAVRNNGGGHLNHSMFWEWLSPNGGGVATAEIGDAITAKFGSFEEFKLQFKAAATGRFGSGWAWLVVKDGELAITSTANQDNPISEGAKPILGLDVWEHAYYLKYHNVRPDYIEAFFNLINWDKVNELYAAAK; from the coding sequence ATGGCATTTACATTACCTGAACTTCCATACGCACACAATGCGCTTGAACCTTTCTTTGACGAAGAAACAATGCGTCTCCATCATGGAAAACACCATCAAACTTATGTGAATAATCTTAATGCAGCGATTGAAAAGCATAATGAACTTGATGACAAAACGCTCGAAGAATTGCTTACAAACTTAGACACGATTCCTGAAGACATTCGTACTGCTGTTCGTAACAATGGTGGTGGTCACTTGAATCACTCAATGTTCTGGGAATGGCTCTCACCAAATGGTGGTGGTGTTGCAACAGCAGAAATCGGTGATGCGATTACAGCAAAATTTGGTTCATTTGAAGAGTTCAAACTTCAATTTAAGGCAGCTGCAACTGGCCGTTTCGGTTCTGGTTGGGCATGGCTTGTTGTTAAAGACGGTGAACTTGCGATTACATCAACTGCAAATCAAGATAATCCAATTTCAGAAGGTGCGAAACCAATTTTGGGTCTTGATGTTTGGGAACATGCATACTATCTCAAATATCACAATGTTCGTCCTGACTACATTGAAGCATTCTTCAACCTTATCAATTGGGATAAAGTGAATGAACTTTATGCAGCAGCTAAATAA
- a CDS encoding FMN-dependent NADH-azoreductase translates to MKTLLINAHPDFENHSHFSNQLQDLFEKKFFENFSEQDLTVLNLYETDIPRIEEGNLLTLWNKQATKEPLTEQEIALAKQSETLLTQLKAHHRLVLVSPLHNFNVTSRMKNYIDNLMIARETFRYLDTPLSNGKVSVGLMTNDYRALLLFASGSIYTNNDFYRHLDFAPQYLKTIFSEIMGYNSFDIVRAEGTAFLSAQEILERASYDLDVTFKRLYDK, encoded by the coding sequence ATGAAAACTTTATTGATTAATGCCCATCCTGATTTTGAAAATCACAGTCATTTTTCAAACCAGCTTCAAGACTTATTTGAAAAGAAATTTTTCGAAAACTTTTCTGAGCAAGATTTGACCGTTCTCAATCTTTACGAAACTGATATTCCTCGTATTGAAGAAGGAAATCTCCTAACTCTTTGGAACAAACAAGCAACAAAAGAGCCACTCACTGAGCAAGAAATAGCGCTTGCTAAACAGTCAGAAACTCTGCTCACACAACTCAAAGCACACCATCGCTTGGTGCTAGTTTCTCCTTTGCATAATTTCAATGTGACTTCACGCATGAAAAACTATATTGACAATCTCATGATTGCACGCGAAACCTTTCGTTATCTGGATACGCCACTCTCAAATGGCAAAGTTTCGGTTGGTCTAATGACTAACGACTACCGCGCTCTACTTCTTTTTGCTAGTGGTTCCATCTATACCAACAACGACTTTTATCGACATCTTGACTTTGCACCGCAGTACCTCAAAACGATTTTTTCTGAGATAATGGGTTATAACTCTTTTGATATCGTTCGTGCAGAGGGTACTGCTTTTCTGTCAGCACAGGAGATTTTAGAGCGGGCTAGTTATGATTTGGACGTTACATTTAAGCGTCTCTATGATAAATGA
- a CDS encoding helix-turn-helix transcriptional regulator yields the protein MKKAERLNQELIFLSNKHSFQLKDLMNEFHISKRTALRDVEELERIGLPLYTESGRYGGYRLLNQKLWIPVYFSDEEVEAIFFALNALKLLSSTPFERSYPHIRQKLLATLPKSQQENLERLLGVVHYYGVAPVKHPAYLSLILRAILEEKVLHMIYHQHGREIVDLQIYELFYRDGIWFCSAYEMNQGKWGTYRCDDMADCEWAEGFQTYSLAELKDFQEKYENNYHNIPFRCRLTEFGRELFLKHHYPNMFLEEREGISYLTGGYNVEELDYMTHYLCSYGQHLVIEFPENLKASYLEQLRKMQTLQQ from the coding sequence ATGAAAAAAGCAGAACGTCTTAACCAAGAACTTATTTTTTTGAGCAATAAACACAGCTTTCAGCTCAAAGATTTAATGAATGAATTTCATATTTCCAAGCGCACGGCGCTCAGAGATGTAGAGGAGTTAGAGCGCATTGGATTACCGCTTTACACTGAGAGTGGACGTTATGGTGGTTATCGTCTGCTTAATCAAAAATTATGGATACCTGTCTATTTTAGCGATGAAGAGGTAGAGGCAATCTTTTTTGCACTTAATGCCTTGAAACTCCTGTCCAGTACACCTTTTGAAAGGTCTTATCCTCATATCAGGCAAAAACTTTTGGCGACTTTACCGAAGAGCCAACAAGAAAATCTTGAACGATTGCTTGGAGTTGTTCATTATTATGGTGTAGCTCCAGTCAAACATCCAGCCTATCTATCGCTGATTTTGCGGGCTATTTTGGAAGAAAAAGTGCTCCACATGATTTATCACCAGCACGGAAGAGAAATTGTTGACCTGCAAATTTATGAACTATTTTATCGGGATGGGATTTGGTTTTGTAGCGCCTATGAGATGAATCAAGGGAAATGGGGGACTTATCGTTGTGATGATATGGCAGATTGTGAGTGGGCTGAGGGTTTTCAGACTTACTCACTTGCAGAGTTGAAAGATTTTCAAGAGAAATATGAAAACAACTATCACAACATCCCTTTTCGGTGTCGCTTGACAGAGTTTGGCCGAGAGTTATTCTTAAAGCATCATTATCCTAATATGTTTTTGGAAGAAAGAGAGGGGATTAGCTATCTCACGGGTGGATACAATGTGGAGGAACTTGATTACATGACGCACTATCTCTGTTCTTATGGTCAACATCTAGTCATCGAATTTCCCGAAAATCTAAAGGCAAGTTATCTGGAACAACTCCGAAAAATGCAGACATTGCAACAATAA
- a CDS encoding DEAD/DEAH box helicase — protein sequence MNFTDFNFKKEINQTLESINFQKPTEVQEKLIPIVLSGRDLVGESKTGSGKTHTFLLPIFQNLDVTLNEVQAVITAPSRELATQIYKAAQEFVKINPSIRVSNFVGGTDKARQIKKLENGQPHIVIGTPGRIHDLIKSGALIVYTANTFVVDEADMTLDMGFLSDVDNIASAFGKKVQMLVFSATIPQKLQPFLKKYLHNPVMQTIANKTVISDTIENWLISTKGASHNQLLLQISQAINPYMAMIFANTKGRVDDIHHFLVSNGLKVAKIHGDIPPRERKRIMNSIKNLDYQYVVATDIAARGIDIEGVSHIINDEIPKDLTFFVHRVGRSGRNGLTGTAITLYSPSDDSAIREIEKMGVTFQPKAVKNGEIVDSYDRDRREKREKKRDEISLATRGALAKGKKKVKPGYKRAIKWQIEEENKKKRRAERNKNARKQREGRKQSF from the coding sequence ATGAATTTTACAGACTTTAATTTTAAAAAAGAAATCAATCAAACATTGGAAAGCATTAATTTTCAAAAACCGACAGAAGTACAGGAAAAATTAATTCCGATTGTGCTTTCTGGACGTGACCTTGTAGGTGAATCAAAGACAGGTTCAGGAAAAACGCATACTTTCTTGCTTCCAATTTTTCAAAATTTAGACGTGACATTAAACGAAGTTCAGGCAGTCATTACAGCACCATCAAGAGAACTTGCAACTCAAATTTATAAAGCAGCTCAAGAATTTGTAAAAATCAATCCATCAATTCGAGTATCAAACTTCGTGGGCGGGACAGACAAAGCTAGACAAATCAAGAAATTAGAAAATGGTCAGCCACATATTGTTATTGGTACACCTGGACGAATTCATGACCTTATCAAGTCTGGAGCTTTGATTGTCTATACAGCAAATACTTTTGTCGTGGACGAAGCAGATATGACGCTTGATATGGGCTTTTTATCAGATGTTGATAATATTGCATCAGCCTTTGGCAAGAAGGTTCAAATGCTAGTTTTCTCAGCAACAATTCCTCAAAAATTACAACCTTTTCTTAAAAAATATTTGCATAATCCAGTGATGCAAACGATTGCAAATAAAACAGTGATTTCAGATACTATTGAGAACTGGCTTATTTCAACAAAAGGAGCCTCTCATAATCAACTTTTGTTACAAATTTCCCAAGCGATTAATCCTTATATGGCAATGATTTTTGCCAATACGAAAGGTCGGGTTGATGATATTCATCATTTCCTAGTGAGCAATGGACTTAAAGTGGCAAAAATTCATGGTGATATTCCTCCACGGGAACGCAAACGTATCATGAATAGTATCAAAAATCTTGATTATCAATATGTTGTTGCAACGGATATTGCAGCGCGTGGTATTGATATCGAAGGAGTCAGTCATATCATCAATGATGAGATTCCAAAAGATCTTACTTTCTTCGTGCACCGTGTTGGACGTTCAGGACGTAATGGACTGACAGGAACAGCGATTACTCTATACAGTCCATCCGATGATTCAGCGATTCGTGAAATAGAAAAAATGGGTGTCACTTTCCAACCTAAAGCCGTAAAAAACGGTGAGATTGTTGACAGTTATGACCGTGACCGCCGTGAAAAGCGTGAGAAAAAACGGGACGAAATCTCGTTGGCTACCAGAGGTGCATTAGCCAAAGGTAAAAAGAAAGTTAAGCCTGGCTACAAAAGAGCTATCAAATGGCAAATCGAAGAAGAAAATAAGAAAAAACGTCGTGCAGAACGTAATAAAAATGCACGTAAACAACGTGAAGGTCGTAAACAAAGTTTTTAA